In Campylobacter vulpis, a genomic segment contains:
- the fliF gene encoding flagellar basal-body MS-ring/collar protein FliF, translating to MDFKNMLLQIGQLYQNLTRKQRIVIAASIVVVVGFLVFLALFRNGPAGSNGYVPLIENANPSTAGAIVTRLEQNGVPYRLENESTILVPQDQVNRQKMFIASEGLIKDNRVGFEVFDKQIFGATSAEEKVRAQRALQGEIARIIETLEPIRSASVILALPKESVFTERQIPPTASVTINIKDGFRLTRKQIDGVKNIVAASVPRLTKENVKISDQNGNTLDEQQLESGEVLAMQIRYKRDSERELEEKIINSLAPFAGGRDKLQVSVNIEYDFSKQESQSEIYDPNTVVRSEQTLNEEKQGRKDPEIQGVPGAVSNIGPVEGLANNGVIDSYKKNQVTTNNEISKTITNTKKSFGVPLRISAAVTIDGKYEDVVDENGEVKSEYVPLPQAQLSGVESIVRSTINFNAARGDSVVVQNLPFYRESIKVESKVKTFYGRFIEPFIPPVKYFIAAILLFFFYKKVIAPFTQKMLEDVAAQEEAQHGPSPLIDDAEDALEKFNAARKKVEEQLGFGDNFNEDSIQYDVLLEKLRALVGDKSEEIAALLQNLIQNDSDFSENKDI from the coding sequence ATGGATTTTAAAAATATGTTGCTACAAATTGGACAGCTGTATCAAAATTTAACGCGAAAACAGCGTATCGTTATAGCTGCCTCCATTGTTGTTGTTGTGGGATTTTTGGTTTTTTTAGCTCTTTTTCGTAATGGTCCTGCTGGGTCAAATGGATATGTTCCTCTAATAGAAAATGCAAATCCAAGCACAGCGGGAGCTATTGTTACAAGACTTGAGCAAAATGGAGTTCCTTATCGCTTAGAAAATGAAAGCACCATTTTAGTTCCTCAAGATCAGGTCAATCGTCAAAAAATGTTCATTGCTAGTGAGGGTTTGATTAAAGATAATCGCGTTGGTTTTGAGGTTTTTGATAAGCAAATTTTTGGGGCAACAAGTGCGGAGGAAAAGGTTAGAGCACAAAGAGCTTTGCAAGGAGAAATTGCAAGGATTATAGAAACTTTAGAACCGATTCGCAGTGCTTCAGTCATCTTAGCTTTACCTAAAGAGAGCGTTTTTACAGAAAGGCAAATTCCCCCAACAGCCTCAGTTACCATCAACATTAAAGACGGCTTTAGGCTTACAAGAAAGCAAATTGATGGGGTTAAAAATATAGTCGCCGCTTCTGTGCCAAGACTCACTAAAGAAAATGTTAAAATTAGTGATCAAAATGGTAATACTTTAGACGAGCAGCAACTAGAATCCGGCGAGGTTTTAGCTATGCAAATTCGTTACAAAAGAGATAGTGAAAGAGAGCTTGAAGAAAAAATTATCAATTCTCTTGCACCTTTTGCAGGAGGACGCGATAAACTTCAAGTGAGCGTTAATATAGAGTATGACTTTTCTAAGCAGGAATCCCAAAGCGAAATTTACGATCCTAACACCGTAGTTAGAAGTGAGCAAACGCTTAATGAAGAAAAGCAGGGTAGAAAAGATCCAGAAATTCAAGGAGTGCCCGGTGCTGTTTCTAATATAGGTCCTGTTGAGGGCTTAGCAAATAATGGTGTGATAGACTCTTATAAGAAAAATCAAGTTACAACAAATAACGAAATTTCAAAAACCATCACAAATACCAAAAAGTCTTTTGGTGTGCCTTTACGCATCTCAGCTGCAGTTACTATTGATGGAAAATATGAAGATGTTGTCGATGAAAATGGCGAGGTTAAAAGTGAATATGTGCCTTTACCACAAGCCCAGCTTAGTGGAGTGGAGAGCATTGTTAGAAGCACGATTAATTTTAATGCGGCAAGAGGCGATAGTGTTGTGGTGCAAAATTTACCATTTTATAGAGAGTCTATTAAGGTTGAAAGTAAGGTTAAGACCTTTTATGGACGCTTTATTGAGCCTTTTATACCGCCTGTTAAATACTTCATTGCGGCGATTTTACTTTTCTTCTTTTACAAGAAAGTTATCGCCCCTTTTACGCAAAAAATGCTCGAGGATGTTGCCGCTCAAGAAGAGGCACAGCATGGTCCAAGTCCGCTTATCGATGATGCAGAGGATGCGTTGGAGAAATTTAATGCGGCTAGAAAAAAGGTCGAAGAGCAGCTTGGTTTTGGTGATAATTTTAATGAGGACTCCATACAATATGATGTCTTACTTGAAAAATTAAGGGCTTTGGTGGGTGATAAGAGTGAAGAAATAGCGGCACTTTTGCAAAATCTCATTCAAAACGACTCTGATTTTAGCGAAAATAAGGATATATAA
- the fliG gene encoding flagellar motor switch protein FliG — protein sequence MIKLSEEQKMIYDDLSMPEKVAIFLIQLGEDSTTSVFSHMEIDVITEISRYIAMAKNVDRSVATAVLEEFYTLLQSNQFIKSGGLEYAKEILFRTFGPEIANKILEKLTKSMENNQNFAYLAQIKPQQLADFITKEHPQTIALILAHMDSIQAAETLEYFSDELRAEVVIRMANLGDISPSIIKRVSAVLESKLESLTSYKVEVGGPRAVAEVLNRLGQKASKSTITYIEQSDERLAETIKELMFTFDDIQKLSTPAIREILKVADKRDLMVGLKGASEELKQKFLSNMSTRASEAFLEEMGFLGAVRVKDVEEAQRKVVEVVQKLAEQGLVQTGDADEMIE from the coding sequence ATGATAAAGCTGAGTGAAGAACAAAAAATGATTTATGATGATTTGTCTATGCCTGAAAAGGTGGCGATATTTCTCATACAGCTAGGTGAAGATTCGACAACTTCGGTTTTTTCTCATATGGAAATCGATGTCATTACCGAAATTTCTCGCTATATCGCTATGGCTAAAAATGTTGATCGTTCTGTGGCTACGGCTGTTTTGGAAGAATTTTATACCTTACTTCAGTCTAATCAATTTATTAAAAGTGGTGGTCTTGAATACGCTAAAGAAATTCTTTTCCGCACTTTTGGACCAGAAATTGCTAATAAAATTTTAGAAAAACTCACAAAAAGTATGGAAAATAATCAAAATTTCGCATACTTAGCACAAATCAAACCACAGCAATTAGCTGATTTTATCACCAAAGAACACCCGCAAACCATTGCTTTGATTTTGGCACATATGGATAGTATTCAAGCGGCGGAGACTTTGGAATATTTTAGTGATGAATTAAGAGCTGAAGTTGTGATAAGAATGGCAAATTTGGGCGATATTTCTCCAAGTATCATTAAAAGGGTTTCTGCCGTGCTTGAAAGTAAGTTAGAAAGCCTTACTTCTTATAAGGTTGAAGTGGGTGGTCCTAGGGCTGTGGCAGAAGTGCTTAACCGCTTAGGTCAAAAGGCGTCTAAATCGACTATTACTTACATCGAGCAAAGTGATGAACGTTTGGCTGAAACAATTAAAGAATTGATGTTTACTTTTGATGATATTCAAAAGCTTAGCACTCCAGCGATTAGAGAAATTCTTAAAGTGGCTGATAAGCGTGATTTGATGGTAGGTTTAAAGGGTGCAAGCGAAGAGCTTAAGCAAAAATTCCTTTCAAATATGTCAACGCGTGCAAGTGAGGCTTTTTTGGAGGAAATGGGCTTTTTGGGTGCTGTTAGGGTGAAAGATGTTGAAGAGGCACAAAGAAAAGTTGTGGAAGTTGTGCAAAAGTTAGCAGAACAAGGCTTAGTCCAAACAGGCGATGCTGATGAAATGATAGAATAG
- the fliH gene encoding flagellar assembly protein FliH: MINRSNVISNETSKQHVIEGYRFKVISEFASEQEKAQNEQVHHEAPIPQVPIKEEKNEEAKEEKNEEQEVAFQPSFVEDLLKKTDEMSNNIIKLQMQIESQENEFNNRLASELENAKEKYTKEGFEEAKNEFEKELNALKDKYLKSISKLEEACANLDNFVIKNEKELADTAVDIAKEVILKELEEDSRKIAYALAKDLMEELKGASELELRVNAEDFEYLKEHFSQDNHIKVSLDDAISKGSVVILSNAGNIESNLNSRLNKIKKMIHND; encoded by the coding sequence ATGATTAATCGCAGTAATGTAATTTCAAACGAAACCTCAAAACAACATGTGATTGAGGGATATCGCTTTAAGGTCATTTCTGAATTTGCGAGTGAGCAAGAAAAAGCACAAAATGAGCAAGTGCATCACGAAGCTCCCATACCTCAAGTGCCTATAAAAGAAGAAAAAAACGAAGAGGCAAAAGAAGAAAAAAATGAGGAGCAAGAAGTCGCTTTTCAACCTAGTTTTGTAGAGGATTTACTTAAAAAAACTGACGAAATGTCTAATAATATTATCAAGCTCCAAATGCAAATTGAAAGTCAAGAAAACGAATTTAACAACCGCCTTGCAAGTGAACTTGAAAATGCTAAAGAAAAATACACAAAAGAGGGCTTTGAAGAAGCAAAAAATGAATTTGAAAAAGAGCTTAATGCTCTAAAAGATAAATATCTAAAAAGCATTTCTAAGCTTGAGGAGGCTTGTGCTAATTTAGATAATTTTGTGATTAAAAATGAAAAAGAATTAGCCGATACGGCTGTGGATATTGCCAAAGAAGTGATTTTAAAAGAGCTTGAGGAGGATTCTAGAAAAATCGCTTATGCTTTGGCTAAGGATTTGATGGAAGAGCTTAAGGGTGCTAGTGAGCTTGAATTAAGAGTTAATGCAGAGGATTTTGAATATTTAAAAGAGCATTTTAGTCAAGATAATCATATTAAAGTAAGTTTAGATGATGCCATTAGTAAAGGAAGTGTTGTAATTTTAAGCAATGCTGGAAACATAGAGTCTAACCTTAATTCACGCTTAAACAAAATCAAAAAAATGATTCATAATGATTAA